The DNA region CTTTAGCTCCCAAATCCTGCGTGCATCTGAAAGTAAATAATCACCAAGTAAATCACCAGTAACCGAAAATGACGGACCGTAAGGCAGTGATCAAGAATGCGGACATGAGTGAGGACATGCAGCAGGACGCGGTCGACTGCGCCACCCAGGCGATCGAGAAGTTCAACATCGAAAAGGATATCGCGGCGTACGTCAAGAAGGAGTTCGACAAAAAATACAACCCGACCTGGCACTGCATCGTAGGTAGAAACTTCGGCTCGTACGTCACTCACGAGACACGTCACTTCATCTACTTCTATCTTGGACAAGTCGCTATACTCCTGTTCAAGAGCGGATGAGCCGGCCCCCAATTTTTAACATACCCGATTGCTCTTAtcgatttttaacaattttcattcaataaaGATTATGTAGATGCTTGaatcagtttattttttctataattgtgtcataatttgattatgacaatttattcgcgaaatttgacaattaattGTAGAAGTTGCTTCAATCATTAGTTCAGAACGGGTCGCACTGTTATTCCTGAAAGGTAAATAATTCAACTCTTAAGTTGGCTTGTTTTCGAGCAACTGTATCGCTAGACAGCGTAAGTTTAGTCCCAAAGGAATAATAGATTTCAACGCAACTGTTATTAACCAATTAGagtgtatataattacaagAGTGGCTTTATTTTTGGTTGCGAAGAGCTAGATGCACGTGGAAACGGAGCGTCGAAAAGAGTAGTTTTTGTTGAACCTGTGACATTTGATGTCGGTGGGTGCCCGGTTGGCGATTGGCTGATCAGTCGAACCAATATCGCAAGTGCGGGCAATTGTCGGCGACCTCAGTCGCCGGCTAATTTGCACAAGCCCTGGCCCCGTTATCGATACGAATACGGAATTTTAAACCGTTTTCTCTCCTGCCCGTTTTATCCGATACGTTATGATTATTGCTCGCGTATTCTGACAGCCCGACTCCAATCGTTTCTGATGATGTTTAGAAAAAAGGCCACGacgaagaaattttataaaggaaCGTTTGGCACTGACACATTTCAACTCATTGTCACTCTTGGATAGTGTTTTTACTCCTCGACGGACGAAAATGTTCAAAAGCGTTCTCGGAATGGTTGTCGGACAAATTACCACGCTGATTGGCATGAATTAGACGCATCGTTCTATTTCGGTCCACGTACGCCTCTCCAATTATCCAATCGcgactatttaaaatataaatagaaccCGGACAATTTACttgataatattgtatttttagaacGATTAAAAGATGAAAGAAACTGCAACCTCGAGCCTAAGAAATCGTAAAAATCTCCGCACCTCCaacgttatttattgttttgctAATTAACATATACGTAACCAAAAGAGAGAGAGAAAAATGATAAGTGGGTTAAAAGCGCCGCCCaaataattaagttgtagAACGAAAGCCAAAATGTCAGACACCGAATTCGCCATGATCTCTTTTCTATTGCCTTTCGATTGTGATTCGCCACAACCTTGGAACGATTCCTCGAATCAACCAAAAAATGATCGTCACAGACGTTAATAATTTCGGTGTTCCAACATAATTGAACGATCTCTCCTGAATCATCTCCCAATAAATAGACTCCCGGTGTGCGACGAAAAAAAAAGCGATGATTACGGTCGGGTCTCACAAAAGCGTACAGTAATTACGGCCATTCATACAGTGGCATTATTAATGACGCACACGAACTTGCATCAATCAAGTTGTTATTAtctatctttattaatttatttactttaatttgtcTCGTACACGTTACTAACACGCGTTTTCGTTTGTTTCGGATAAGAATCTGTTTGAATCGATTTGAGTGCGACGCCATTGGAATCTTGTTAAAACATCAAAGGTTGTTGTAAAAACACATTCACGTCAGTTTTCTGTGTACACATCATTAACCAAATCGTATTCTAAACGATTCAAATTACGAAAAATCGATCTGATCCAATATTAATCACGCTTGTCACCAAGTCGGACGTGATTAATTACCGGACATGTCGACAAGCTTCACACTAATCAATAACAAATTGAGTTGTTCAAAatgcaaatgatttttttcctAACGAAAATCTGTTTTATAGTTTTGTTAATTGGGTTGCACGGCATGCGTTTTAGTTGGTATTCGTATGATGGTTAATTGGATTTCATTTAATCTCTTGTACGGATTTAAACGGTGGAATTTGCAACCTGAAAACGCATAAAATTCGGGTTGTTAATTAGTGGTTTTAAGGTGCGCCATCCTCCTTTTTGTCACATCCATAAAAAGATTAAGCTATTATCCATAATTCTTCCAGCGATCATCGTTATTTATATAAGATTACGGTGAatgaatttacaatttttaaccgccattaattattgaatttactgCCTTAATCGCTAATGTATTCGAAAATAGTCGAGATAAGACCGAAACGAGGTGGTTGTATTTCCATATCTGTAACCTAGttcaagaaatttatatatttctgtttaaaaacctcccatatatttttttattgtccgatcgtaaaaaaaaatgtaatggtCACCCGAGGCGTTTTGTCCTAATTGAATTCGAAGGATATTTTCGTGTTTTGCGTGTTGGTAAATGGACGACGTTAATTTGGCGGGACCTCCCCGAAATTGTGCACCTTTAAAATGATGCCGAATTAATTCGGAACGCCTCCGAATCACGAATGTTTtcgatgttttaaaaacagtaTTCGGATGGTAAATTGAAAGATTTTTGTTggctttttttttattgtggtgAAATTTTTGTCTGCGTCTTGCTGATTTTTTTGGACTGATGATCAGTGTTCGGATATTCctgctattttttaaaattactactaTTAAAACGTTACTTCTCAATGGTGGAAATTGTCAAGTTTTATGTACAGCTGTTGtctttaatgatttatattcttaaataaaattagtattaaacattaaaatctgTTAAAAAAACAGATGTGGTtaagttgaataaatttagattgGCGTGCTACAAAAGTATGTAATTATTTGGCACAcatgtaattatatttccCCATGTAAATCATGTAATTAATTcttgttataacaattaaaacctCCGCATTGAATACAAAGCTCTTCTCGATTTGACGTTTCGCAATAAATCCGATTGCTGTGTGTTGTATAAAATGATGTAACGATGTTAATCACcattttaattgcaaaaaaaaaaactttcataACACAACCTTCTTTTTTCTGTCCTAAAATGTTTGTGTGTTTTCGTAGCTTTAGGCCacgaaattaatgattaattaattgcgaCAACCTAAAATAgcgaaattttttttaaaagcgGTAGCGGTGTTTATTGATATTGTTATTTCGTTCGGTAGTAGTTTCATCATGTTGTTGTGTTGTTTATCGCCCGGTCTCATGCAACAGGCGTTTTGCGTTTGTAAACCAACATGTACGTAGTAAAACCGTCGAGGTGTGAGCGTAATTAATTGAAGACGAAATGGAAAAACAATCCGTGAAACCTGTTTAACAAAACGTTCCGGTGCGATATCGCGAAAACGGTCCGTACAAAAGGATCACGTCCAAACGCACGCTTAACTATTTTGCCCGTAAGTCCGTAAGCGACCGTAATTTGCATGTGcggaataaaaatagttttacgaTCGTTTTATGAAACgagtcaataaaatttttaactgcCACTTTCAGTTAAAACAATCCCGCTTTaggtaataatacaaaatcgaAGGCGGATCATAAAAAGGCACTTAATATGGCTCGCGCACTGTCAGGCAGGTTGAATCAACAATGGCCAACAACTAATAATTTGACACCGCACGGCTCTTCAACGTGTTGAAACTTTTTCAACTTTATTATCACTATTTAATAGTGATAACTGTTGATTACACAAGCTTCACAAAGCACCCTGCAATTActttacattatttgaacCGTTTTTAGGTCACCATCTACGATAAATTACTGAATTTAagcaagaaataatttattagttttggaTTATTCACTAAACAAAGGTTGAAAATttgctataaaataataacactgAAAAAGCATggcttaaaattaagattggACTTATAGAATACACAAATAACATTCAACCCTCCACTTCTTAAAATGGATTAttgatgtataaaataaatttatttgttcattaaaGCTTACACACACATACAACCAATTTTGTATGCCTCTTATAGCAAACAATTTCATCACCTTCGTTGAATGTAGCCTTTTATTCAATGATATGATTGCCGAAGTttgaatctttattttttaaatgttcattgatactgatttcaaaatttcttttttcaatattcgGCCAGTGTTTAATTGGAAATGGTATTGTATACTAttacttgtatttttttattttattttaaggatATTAAACAACTCAAATAGGATTTGGAATAGGATGATATTATGATGATTTAGCACATcctttccaattaaaatttaatgatattgaTCCACAAAAAGTGGATTTTTTGCGTTTGAATAACAGTATGAAGTCTGAAACATCGGTACAAAGACAATCCAAAAGGAGGCAAAAAAGGAGAAAAATCTTCATTACAAAGTTGTGGACAAATACTTTTttgattagtaaaaaaatatttatattatatattcttttttgaattatgaaaATGGATTGTAGTTTCATTCATCTAACAGGTTGCACTCAACACTTTGGCTGTTGGTCTCTCGATCATATTGATGTGACGTTACTAGTTACAATGTTATAAGGGaagttttttttcttctttgaaTTTCTTAACAAAGTATATCAGACTCTTGATTCAATTATTGACAATCAGTCAGTTCTATTTACTTTGGAACATACCTTGTAtgcatattgtaaataaagtcGAACTGTAATAATACGAACTATTATTTATCAGGAAAAGAGTTAACTAAAAGAGAAGTTGATAAACTGAGAATCAAAAGTAAGagatttttatgcaaattttacctttttttaCATCAACAGTAAGGGGGAATAATATGATCAGTCATAAATCtggcaaattattattttatgttattatttttgtttaatttcaagtTCTTTCAAAGATATAAACTATCATTTTGGTGTTTAAATTATCAGTTAAATACAGTGTCAACTTCAGCTTTTGGAGACTAACATGACCACCctatgaaattaaacaaattgttattttgtgctatcatttttgtttaatttcaatgtcttctcatatatttaaaaatatacaatcattttaaattattaattaaatacagtaCATGACTGCAGAAAGTCATAAAATCCATCGAACAGAACGTTAATATAAAGGTTAAGGCTTTCGTGAACATTATTTCCATTTCTATATTTGTTCGGATTTATAGAttgacgtttgttggaattatttcctgacgtttagctagcacgagtggctagcatcttcagaggtccAAAAGTTCGataagttatttttacatCAGGATTTAGAGAGACTAATTTAACCAATCTATAAGATTGACAAATTGctattttgtgttaatttcaaaatccttttaaatattgttgcaaaaaatataaacttatattacaGAAAAATCCATTTAACAGTTAACAAGGTTATTAGGGACcctctataaaaatttgatcatttttacatcaaattatttagaaactaataaaatggGTCCCTatagaattaataaactactattttatgttaatattttagtttaatttcaaagtccTTTCGaagatttttccaaaatttgtaagctgttataaattatcacttaaatGCAATAGCTGAACCCATCCAGTCCATCGAACATTTAACAACGTTCCTAATTCTCATTTAGAGAGACTAATAGGACCaccacataaaattatcaaattgttgcttaaagttaatatttttctataatttcaaagttaaatacagaaatttttaaaattcatcagTTAATAACTTTCTTAGAAACTCCTACCTTATCAATTTATCGAATTTAGTCCTAACTATTCATTTAGAATTATCAAGACATTCGAGttatgaaaactttattttacagaattttgaTTGTAGTTTAAatgcatattaatattaatattatatttgctaAATGTGTTGAgactttatatattacatatatatttttatgattcttaattaacttttacttccttaatacaattttatggcACCCAACCTATTACTAAAATACCTAAAAGAATGTATTCGAATTTCTTTCATAGGtgtaatttttcttcaatCTGCGCTTGGAAATAAGATTTCATTATCATTTACAAGATCGAAATTAGTTCGATTTCCAAAcattcaaaaaattgaatgCATTTGGTCAACGCCAAGTGGTGCGGTCGATCGGACGTGTTTTCGACAGCTAGTGGTGCGGGCCCCTAATGCGAAACCGAAAATCCGACGACCGCATCGAATAATCTCTCTCGCCCggtgtatttttaattgaacccGCGGCCCGTCAATCAAAACAAACACGCCGAAAATAACACATCAAGGTCGCGCCTTTTGAATTATTcatcgtttttatttttcctcgACTTTTTGGGGGGCGCTTTTGCGACGTTCCAGCCATTTCGCATCGGGAATCACCAAAAAGTTTTGTCTGTGCGACTTCGCTCTGGGTCGAGTAGCGCGCCGGAGCTTTTGGCTCGCGCGCTCGTCGCCGTTTTAGTTCCATGTAAACCGTCGTCGCGTTCTAACATAAAATCGATTTGGTGCgtgtttcttcaatattttttttacctcACAGTTAACTTCGTGTTTCGCCACCGTTTCTCGGCCGGGTTGTTTCGGGTGTTTCGGCAACAGGTGCGATTTTGCTACACGGTGGTTTGTGATTGtggtcgattttttttttttttctttttgagaAAAGTTTTGTCGATTTCATCGCCCGACAATATTTTCggcatgttttttttttttggttttggtCGTGTTCCACGGACGCCGTTCGAATTAAacgttttaacattttatatcgCCTGGTATTAGATTCCCTTCGtaacaaaaacaacattaTCTAACAATTTCCGCAAAAGACGATTATGCGCAATTTGCATTGTAAAAACCGGGGGGAAATTATGCAACGTAAAAATtgcttgtttaattaatgttaccaTCAcggacttattaattattaacatcatcattattataaacactAAAGAATTCAAAGCTATAATGATGATTGGAGGGAATGATTTAATTGGAAATCTTCGCCGCGTAAatcgtaataaattaatacagatATGTTGCTCGAtcagtatttaatataatgcgATAAGGCTTTAGTTACACACAGCTTCTCGGTCATGCCGTCGGATTTACATCACGGCGTTATAAACTCGTTTGCTGTAACAGCTATTGAAATAAAtcgtgtttaatttaatgtctCCGTCGACTGGTGTGTTTTTTTAAGATGCGATTGATCCGATTGATGAGGTCAACAATGTACAGAACGTTGACGCAGAGAACCGTCAAGACGATACGAAACGCAGTCGGTCACACACATGTGACACGAAACATTGGTAATTCGCAttgaagattattaaaattttaaacccaCAAATAAACGGTTTAAACACCGACAATTCCCATACATAATGAACAGGTCCCATCCAATTATACGGCAacgcaaacaaaaatatttatggctCAATTAcagatgtaaaaaaaaaacgtttgaATGGGCCCATATTCGTCCAATTACCGGGCAACAATGGTACCAGAGGCCGGCCATCATAACCGTCATAAATTCGTAACGGGTGTGGCTTGTGAAAGTCACACCGTTTCGTGTCGGTGCGGTTTTCCACCATCGAAAGATGGAAAAGTATTAATCGTCGCGGATAATTTCTTCATCGGCCGGCACTTAATTAACGCTAACGATTGCGAAGGGAAAAAAATGGCACTAACGGCCGATTGAATTTTATGGCGCAGCCGATGTGCGGGAAACTCATCAGTACATTAATTCGCTTGTAACTGGTGACTCGTACTAAATTTAAACCCATAAATCACATTGCTTTTGTTTGTGTGTTCGACAATTAAATCGCAGATGCGGGAACGAAACACTTCACACTTGTTCCGTTCCTTTAGCATCGTCATTTTCTCGTgcgaaacaacaacaaacacacTTACCATACAATGTGCAGGCACGAATTgcgaatattaataaaacgacACGCGCATACGAAATGTAATTTTCATCCGGGTGAGATCAAAGCGATGCCGCCGTTTCTTCTTCGGCACGGGGGCAAATTAATTGGATCGGTTTCGATTCCCAGAAACGTAGACCTTGGAACAAAACCCGAAACACGAATGAAAACATCAAATTACACGCGACCTTacggataaattaataatttaattagtttatcgTCACCGCGACCTCAActagaaacaattaaattgtaataatttttgtgcacGACGAAAATCATTAACCCAATTATGCAagtgttttttcttttagtattttagtacACCTGTACGTTGCACAAAACTTTATTGTTCTCTTGTACACACGagcatattaaatttgttccaAGACTAGATTTAATCCACACTCGGATCGTGCATAAATGTGTCAATTGAATTACGGGCGTCGTAAATCTTTCGCGATTtgttaactatttaattatcgtTTAACCGATCTAAGTTACAGTTTTTCACAAGCCATTAATCAACGCGTGCAAATAAATTCGTCGTTGTCAGTTGAGCGACGCAAGATACACCTTTAAAAATGTACGTGCCGACccaattaaaatatgcaaaaattaacatttcaatCCCTTTCTTCTTCTTATTTCTTTTCTTCGTCGTCGGTCATTTAAATTGCACGGTCGCTCCGAATCCTTCATCTCGTTTCCAGGGCGAAGATTGATGGTTGCCACCTCCGCATTTATTGTTCGATCATAAATACCTCCCATTGACAAGaaagttattaatgttttcttagaattttatctaatatgtgatctaaattgttttttgaaagTGTGTTCGATTGTTTTTGCACGAGCCTAGGTCACTTTTATGCCGAAATGTACGTTGTAGGTCGTGTTGCGTTTCTCTTTACACATTATTCAAGATAAACTCTTATTCCGGAACGTTTTGGTTcaaatttacatgttttaaaaccaacacttaaaaatttaaataacaaatttcctcaattgaatgaaatttgttgttttggaAGATTATAGTGTGTAACTACCCAAAATGGTTGTTGATAATACTTCACCATTGACAGTCGTAgcattaacaaaatatgtacagataatttattctatatgtttctaattaagtaaattgagTCGTGTTTTTTTTCTAAGATTATTCTGAGATATaaaatcacttttttaaaacagtttgtcccaaaattacaaattctaaattatttaagaatataattcatacatttattaaatttaa from Aethina tumida isolate Nest 87 chromosome 1, icAetTumi1.1, whole genome shotgun sequence includes:
- the LOC109603875 gene encoding dynein light chain 1, cytoplasmic-like, with protein sequence MTDRKAVIKNADMSEDMQQDAVDCATQAIEKFNIEKDIAAYVKKEFDKKYNPTWHCIVGRNFGSYVTHETRHFIYFYLGQVAILLFKSG